Proteins encoded within one genomic window of Physeter macrocephalus isolate SW-GA unplaced genomic scaffold, ASM283717v5 random_586, whole genome shotgun sequence:
- the LOC102990722 gene encoding talin-1, translated as MVALSLKISIGNVVKTMQFEPSTMVYDACRIIRERIPEALSGPPSDFGLFLSDDDPKKGIWLEAGKALDYYMLRNGDTMEYRKKQRPLKIRMLDGTVKTVMVDDSKTVTDMLMTICARIGITNHDEYSLVRELMEEKKEEVTGTLRKDKTLLRDEKKMEKLKQKLHTDDELNWLDHGRTLREQGVEEHETLLLRRKFFYSDQNVDSRDPVQLNLLYVQARDDILNGSHPVSFDKACEFAGFQCQIQFGPHNEQKHKAGFLDLKDFLPKEYVKQKGERKIFQAHKNCGQMSEIEAKVRYVKLARSLKTYGVSFFLVKEKMKGKNKLVPRLLGITKECVMRVDEKTKEVIQEWNLTNIKRWAASPKSFTLDFGDYQDGYYSVQTTEGEQIAQLIAGYIDIILKKKKSKDHFGLEGDEESTMLEDSVSPKKSTVLQQQCNRVGKVEHGSVALPAIMRSGASGPENFQVGSMPPAQQQITSGQMHRGHMPPLTSAQQALTGTINSSMQAVQAAQATLDDFDTLPPLGQDAASKAWRKNKMDESKHEIHSQVDAITAGTASVVNLTAGDPAETDYTAVGCAVTTISSNLTEMSRGVKLLAALLEDEGGSGRPLLQAAKGLAGAVSELLRSAQPASAEPRQNLLQAAGNVGQASGELLQQIGESDTDPHFQEVLMQLAKAVASAAAALVLKAKSVAQRTEDSGLQTQVIAAATQCALSTSQLVACTKVVAPTISSPVCQEQLVEAGRLVAKAVEGCVSASQAATEDGQLLRGVGAAATAVTQALNELLQHVRAHATGAGPAGRYDQATDTILTVTENIFSSMGDAGEMVRQARILAQATSDLVNAIKADAEGESDLENSRKLLSAAKILADATAKMVEAAKGAAAHPDSQEQQQRLREAAEGLRMATNAAAQNAIKKKLVQRLEHAAKQAAASATQTIAAAQHAASTPKASAGPQPQLMQSCKAVAEQIPLLVQGVRGSQAQPDSPSAQLALIAASQSFLQPGGKMVAAAKASVPTVQDQASAMQLSQCAKNLGTALAELRTAAQKAQEACGPLEMDSALSVVQNLERDLQEVKAAARDGKLKPLPGETMEKCAQDLGNSTKAVSSAIAQLLGEVAQGNENYAGIAARDVAGGLRSLAQAARGVAALTSDPAVQAIVLDTASDVLDKASSLIEEAKKAAGHPGDPESQQRLAQVAKAVTQALNRCVSCLPGQRDVDNALRAVGDASKRLLSDSLPPSTGTFQEAQSRLNEAAAGLNQAATELVQASRGTPQDLARASGRFGQDFSTFLEAGVEMAGQAPSQEDRAQVVSNLKGISMSSSKLLLAAKALSTDPAAPNLKSQLAAAARAVTDSINQLITMCTQQAPGQKECDNALRELETVRELLENPVQPINDMSYFGCLDSVMENSKVLGEAMTGISQNAKNGNLPEFGEAIATASKALCGFTEAAAQAAYLVGVSDPNSQAGQQGLVEPTQFARANQAIQMACQSLGEPGCTQAQVLSAATIVAKHTSALCNSCRLASARTANPTAKRQFVQSAKEVANSTANLVKTIKALDGAFTEENRAQCRAATAPLLEAVDNLSAFASNPEFSSVPAQISPEGRAAMEPIVISAKTMLESAGGLIQTARALAVNPRDPPRWSVLAGHSRTVSDSIKKLITSMRDKAPGQLECEAAIAALNSCLRDLDQASLAAISQQLAPREGISQEALHTQMLTAVQEISHLIEPLASAARAEASQLGHKVSQMAQYFEPLTLAAVGAASKTLSHPQQMALLDQTKTLAESALQLLYTAKEAGGNPKQAAHTQEALEEAVQMMTEAVEDLTATLNEAASAAGVVGGMVDSITQAINQLDEGPMGEPEGSFVDYQTTMVRTAKAIAVTVQEMVTKSNTSPEELGPLANQLTSDYGRLASQAKPAAVAAENEEIGAHIKHRVQELGHGCAALVTKAGALQCSPSDAYTKKELIECARRVSEKVSHVLAALQAGNRGTQACITAASAVSGIIADLDTTIMFATAGTLNREGAETFADHREGILKTAKVLVEDTKVLVQNAAGSQEKLAQAAQSSVATITRLADVVKLGAASLGAEDPETQVVLINAVKDVAKALGDLISATKAAAGKVGDDPAVWQLKNSAKVMVTNVTSLLKTVKAVEDEATKGTRALEATTEHIRQELAVFCSPEPPAKTSTPEDFIRMTKGITMATAKAVAAGNSCRQEDVIATANLSRRAIADMLRACKEAAYHPEVAPDVRLRALHYGRECANGYLELLDHVLLTLQKPSPELKQQLTGHSKRVAGSVTELIQAAEAMKGEGRPGAGREGRPLSRGDLYFR; from the exons ATGGTTGCACTTTCGCTGAAGATCAGCATTGGGAATGTGGTGAAGACGATGCAGTTCGAGCCGTCTACCATGGTGTATGACGCCTGTCGCATCATCCGGGAGCGGATCCCAGAGGCCCTGTCTGGCCCTC CCAGCGACTTTGGGCTGTTTCTGTCAGACGACGACCCCAAAAAGGGTATATGGCTGGAGGCCGGGAAAGCTTTGGATTACTACATGCTCCGAAATGGG GACACCATGGAGtacaggaagaaacagaggccCTTGAAGATCCGTATGCTGGATGGCACTGTGAAGACCGTCATGGTGGACGACTCTAAGACCGTCACTGACATGCTCATGACCATCTGTGCCCGCATTG gcatcACCAACcatgatgaatattccctggttCGAGAGCTCatggaagagaagaaggaggaggtgaCAGGGACCTTACGAAAGGACAAGACACTGCTGCGAGATGAAAAGAAGATGGAGAAGCTAAAGCAGAAATTGCACACAGATGACGAGC TGAACTGGCTGGACCATGGCCGGACGCTGAGGGAACAGGGAGTGGAGGAGCATGAGACGCTTCTGCTCCGGAGGAAGTTCTTCTACTCAGACCAGAATGTGGACTCCCGGGACCCTGTCCAGCTGAACCTTCTCTATGTGCAG GCACGAGATGACATCCTGAACggctcccaccctgtgtccttcGACAAGGCCTGTGAGTTCGCTGGCTTCCAGTGCCAGATCCAGTTTGGGCCCCACAATGAGCAGAAGCACAAGGCTGGTTTCCTCGA CCTGAAGGACTTCCTGCCCAAGGAGTATGTGAAGCAGAAGGGAGAGCGTAAGATCTTCCAG GCACACAAGAACTGTGGACAGATGAGTGAGATCGAGGCCAAGGTACGCTACGTGAAGCTAGCCCGTTCCCTCAAGACGTACGGCGTCTCCTTCTTCCTGGTCAAG gaaaagatgaaaggaaaaaacaagttgGTGCCCAGGCTTCTGGGCATCACTAAGGAGTGTGTGATGCGAGTGGACGAGAAGACCAAAGAGGTGATCCAGGAATGGAACCTCACCAACATCAAACGCTGGGCTGCCTCTCCCAAGAGCTTCACCCTG GATTTCGGGGACTACCAAGATGGCTACTACTCGGTGCAGACAACCGAGGGGGAGCAGATTGCACAGCTCATTGCTGGCTACATCGATATCATCCTTAAGAAG aaaaaaagcaaggatCACTTTGGACTGGAGGGAGACGAGGAGTCTACTATGCTGGAGGACTCGGTGTCCCCCAAGAA GTCAACAGTCCTTCAGCAGCAGTGTAACCGGGTGGGGAAGGTGGAGCATGGCTCCGTGGCCCTGCCAGCCATCATGCGCTCCGGAGCCTCTGGTCCTGAAAATTTCCAGGTGGGCAGCATGCCACCTGCCCAGCAGCAGATTACCAGTGGCCAGATGCACCGAGGACACATGCCTCCTTTG ACATCAGCCCAGCAGGCACTCACTGGAACCATCAACTCCAGCATGCAGGCTGTGCAGGCTGCCCAGGCCACTCTGGATGACTTTGACACTCTGCCCCCTCTGGGCCAGGATGCT gcCTCGAAGGCCTGGCGTAAGAACAAGATGGATGAATCAAAGCATGAAATCCACTCCCAGGTAGATGCCATCACAGCCGGTACTGCCTCCGTGGTGAACCTGACAGCAG GGGACCCTGCCGAGACAGACTACACCGCAGTGGGCTGTGCAGTCACCACAATCTCCTCCAACCTGACGGAGATGTCCCGTGGCGTGAAGCTGCTGGCTGCCCTGCTGGAGGACGAAGGTGGCAGTGGCCGGCCCCTGCTGCAGGCAGCGAAGGGCCTGGCGGGGGCGGTGTCAGAACTGCTGCGCAGTGCCCAGCCGGCCAGTGCCGAG CCCCGTCAGAACCTGCTGCAAGCAGCTGGGAACGTGGGCCAGGCCAGTGGGGAGCTGTTGCAGCAAATTGGGGAAAGTGATACTGACCCCCACTTCCAG GAGGTGCTCATGCAACTAGCCAAGGCCGTGGCAAGTGCTGCAGCTGCCTTGGTCCTCAAGGCCAAGAGTGTGGCCCAGCGAACAGAGGACTCAGGGCTTCAGACCCAGGTTATTGCTGCAGCAACACAGTGTGCCCTGTCCACCTCGCAGCTGGTGGCCTGTACCAAG GTGGTGGCTCCTACTATCAGCTCCCCTGTCTGCCAAGAGCAGCTGGTGGAGGCCGGACGACTAGTGGCCAAAGCCGTGGAGGGCTGTGTGTCCGCCTCCCAGGCTGCCACAGAGGATGGGCAGCTGTTGCGGGGAGTAGGAGCAGCGGCTACAGCGGTCACCCAGGCCCTGAATGAGCTGCTGCAGCACGTGAGGGCCCACGCCACAGGGGCTGGGCCTGCTGGCCGCTATGACCAGGCCACTGACACCATCCTCACTGTCACCGAGAACATCTTTAGCTCCATGGGTGATGCTG GTGAGATGGTGCGACAGGCCCGCATCCTAGCCCAAGCCACCTCTGACTTGGTCAATGCCATCAAGGCTGATGCCGAGGGGGAGAGTGATCTGGAGAATTCCCGCAAGCTCTTAAGCGCCGCTAAGATCCTGGCCGATGCCACAGCCAAGATGGTGGAGGCTGCCAAG GGAGCGGCCGCCCACCCTGACAGtcaggagcagcagcagcggctGCGGGAGGCAGCTGAGGGTCTCCGCATGGCGACCAACGCGGCTGCACAGAATGCCATCAAGAAGAAGCTGGTGCAGCGCCTGGAG CACGCAGCCAAGCAGGCTGCAGCCTCAGCTACACAGACCATCGCTGCGGCCCAACATGCAGCCTCCACCCCCAAGGCCTCTGCCGGCCCCCAGCCACAGCTGATGCAGAGTTGCAAG GCTGTGGCAGAGCAGATTCCACTGCTGGTGCAGGGCGTCCGAGGGAGCCAAGCCCAGCCTGACAGTCCCAGTGCGCAGCTAGCCCTCATCGCTGCCAGCCAGAGCTTCCTGCAG CCAGGTGGGAAGATGGTGGCAGCCGCGAAGGCCTCAGTGCCGACAGTTCAGGACCAGGCATCGGCCATGCAGCTGAGTCAGTGTGCTAAAAACCTTGGCACCGCACTGGCTGAACTCCGTACCGCTGCCCAGAAG GCTCAGGAAGCATGTGGGCCTTTGGAGATGGATTCTGCTCTGAGTGTGGTACAGAATCTAGAGAGAGATCTGCAGGAAGTGAAGGCAGCAGCTCGAGATGGCAAGCTTAAGCCCTTACCTGGGGAGACG ATGGAGAAGTGTGCCCAGGACCTGGGCAACAGCACCAAAGCAGTGAGCTCCGCCATCGCCCAGCTGCTGGGGGAGGTTGCCCAGGGCAATGAGAATTACGCAG GTATCGCAGCTCGGGATGTGGCAGGTGGGCTGCGGTCACTGGCCCAAGCCGCCAGGGGCGTAGCTGCCCTGACATCAGATCCTGCGGTGCAAGCCATTGTGCTTGACACAGCCAGTGATGTACTGGACAAGGCCAGCAGCCTCATCGAGGAGGCGAAGAAGGCAGCTGGCCATCCAGGGGACCCTGAGAGCCAGCAGCGGCTTGCGCAG GTGGCTAAAGCAGTGACCCAGGCCCTGAACCGCTGCGTCAGCTGCCTGCCTGGTCAGCGAGATGTGGACAATGCCCTGAGAGCAGTGGGAGATGCCAGCAAGCGACTCCTGAGTGACTCG CTTCCCCCCAGCACTGGGACTTTTCAAGAAGCTCAGAGCCGGCTGAATGAAGCCGCTGCTGGGCTAAATCAGGCAGCCACAGAACTGGTGCAGGCCTCCCGGGGAACCCCTCAGGACCTGGCTCGAGCCTCAGGTCGATTCGGACAGGACTTCAGCACCTTCCTGGAAGCTGGTGTGGAGATGGCAGGCCAGGCTCCG AGCCAGGAGGACCGCGCCCAGGTTGTGTCCAACTTGAAGGGCATCTCCATGTCTTCAAGCAAACTTCTTCTGGCCGCCAAAGCCCTGTCCACAGACCCTGCAGCCCCCAACCTCAAGAGTCAGCTGGCTGCAGCTGCCCG gGCAGTGACTGACAGCATCAACCAGCTCATCACCATGTGCACCCAGCAGGCGCCAGGCCAGAAAGAGTGTGACAATGCCCTGCGGGAATTGGAG ACGGTCCGGGAACTCCTAGAGAACCCGGTCCAGCCCATCAATGACATGTCCTACTTTGGCTGCCTGGACAGTGTCATGGAAAACTCAAAG GTACTGGGTGAGGCCATGACTGGCATCTCCCAAAATGCCAAGAACGGAAACCTGCCAGAGTTTGGGGAGGCCATTGCCACAGCCTCCAAGGCCCTCTGTGGCTTCACCGAGGCAGCTGCACAG gcTGCATATCTGGTTGGCGTCTCTGACCCCAATAGCCAAGCTGGACAGCAAGGGCTGGTGGAGCCCACGCAGTTTGCCCGAGCAAACCAGGCAATTCAGATGGCCTGTCAGAGTTTGGGAGAGCCTGGCTGCACCCAGGCCCAG GTGCTCTCTGCAGCCACCATTGTGGCCAAACACACGTCTGCACTGTGTAACAGTTGCCGCCTGGCTTCTGCCCGGACTGCCAATCCTACCGCCAAGCGCCAGTTCGTACAATCGGCCAAGGAGGTGGCCAACAGCACGGCCAATCTTGTCAAGACCATCAAG GCGCTGGACGGGGCCTTCACAGAGGAGAACCGTGCACAGTGCCGAGCAGCAACGGCCCCGCTGCTGGAGGCTGTGGACAATCTGAGTGCCTTTGCGTCCAACCCTGAGTTCTCCAGCGTTCCTGCCCAGATCAGCCCCGAG ggccGGGCTGCCATGGAGCCCATTGTGATCTCTGCCAAGACAATGTTGGAGAGTGCCGGGGGCCTAATCCAGACAGCCCGGGCCCTGGCAGTCAATCCCCGGGACCCCCCGCGCTGGTCGGTGCTGGCTGGCCACTCCCGTACTGTCTCAGACTCCATCAAGAAGCTTATTACAAGCATGAG GGACAAGGCTCCAGGGCAGCTGGAGTGTGAGGCGGCCATTGCAGCTCTGAACAGCTGTCTGCGGGACCTAGACCAGGCTTCCCTTGCCGCAATCAGCCAGCAGCTTGCTCCCCGTGAGGGAATCTCTCAAGAG GCCTTGCATACCCAGATGCTCACTGCAGTGCAGGAGATCTCCCATCTTATTGAGCCACTGGCCAGTGCTGCCCGGGCAGAAGCCTCCCAGCTGGGACACAAG GTGTCCCAGATGGCCCAGTACTTCGAGCCACTCACCTTGGCTGCAGTGGGTGCTGCCTCCAAGACCCTGAGTCACCCTCAGCAGATGGCACTCCTGGACCAGACCAAAACCTTGGCCGAGTCTGCCCTGCAGTTGCTGTACACGGCCAAGGAGGCTGGCGGTAACCCCAAG CAAGCAGCTCACACCCAGGAAGCCCTGGAGGAGGCTGTACAGATGATGACAGAGGCCGTGGAGGACCTGACAGCCACCCTCAACGAGGCAGCCAGTGCTGCCGGGGTTGTCGGCGGCATGGTGGACTCCATCACCCAGGCCATCAACCAG CTAGATGAAGGACCAATGGGTGAACCAGAAGGTTCCTTCGTGGATTACCAGACAACTATGGTGCGGACAGCCAAGGCCATTGCTGTCACCGTTCAGGAGATG GTAACCAAGTCAAACACCAGCCCTGAGGAGCTGGGCCCTCTCGCTAACCAGCTGACCAGTGACTATGGCCGTCTGGCCTCACAGGCCAAGCCTGCAGCTGTGGCTGCTGAAAATGAAGAG ATAGGTGCCCACATCAAGCACCGGGTTCAGGAACTGGGACACGGCTGTGCTGCTCTGGTCACCAAGGCAGGCGCCCTGCAGTGCAGCCCCAGTGACGCCTACACCAAGAAGGAGCTCATAGAGTGTGCCCGGAGAGTCTCTGAGAAG GTCTCCCACGTGCTGGCTGCGCTCCAGGCCGGGAATCGTGGCACCCAGGCCTGCATCACGGCAGCCAGTGCTGTGTCCGGCATCATTGCCGACCTCGACACCACCATCATGTTCGCTACCGCTGGCACACTCAATCGAGAGGGCGCTGAAACTTTCGCTGACCACCG AGAGGGCATTCTGAAGACTGCAAAGGTGCTGGTGGAGGACACCAAGGTCCTGGTGCAGAATGCAGCTGGGAGCCAGGAGAAGTTGGCACAGGCTGCCCAGTCCtctgtggccaccatcacccgcCTCGCCGACGTGGTCAAGCTGGGTGCAGCCAGCCTGGGAGCCGAGGACCCAGAGACCCAG GTGGTGCTGATCAATGCAGTGAAAGATGTGGCCAAGGCCCTGGGAGACCTCATCAGTGCAACAAAGGCTGCAGCTGGCAAAGTTGGGGATGACCCTGCTGTGTGGCAGCTCAAGAACTCTGCCAAG GTGATGGTGACCAATGTGACATCACTGCTTAAGACTGTGAAAGCTGTGGAGGATGAGGCCACCAAAGGCACACGGGCCTTGGAGGCAACCACTGAGCATATACGGCAGGAACTAGCG